DNA sequence from the Saimiri boliviensis isolate mSaiBol1 chromosome 5, mSaiBol1.pri, whole genome shotgun sequence genome:
TGGGGATGGAGGGAGACCTGTCTAtagtggctggggctggagggagggcgTGTCTACAGTGGCTGGAGACGGAGGGAGGGCGTGTCTACAGtggtggggctggagggaggcctGTCTACAGTGGCTGGGGATGGAGGGAGACCTGTCTAtagtggctggggctggagggagggcgTGTCTACAGTGGCTGGAGACGGAGGGAGGGCGTGTCTACAGtggtggggctggagggaggcctGTCTAtagtggctggggctgggcccaCAGGAAGCCAGTCCTACGATAGTTCCTTAGCAACCGctctccacccacccaccctgaCCAGGCCTCAGGGCCGCGTCTGCTCACTTGAAATCCGAGGGGCGGGTGACGGTGGAATCCGGGTCAAGGAGGAAGTGCTCCTGGGAAATGGCCCCGGTGCCGGTGTTCACCGTGATGAGTGGGAAGCCCATCTGCAGAGTCCAGCGGTCCATGATGCTGCTCACGTTGGTGGGGAGCTGGACGGACCGGTTGTTCACAGCCTGTGGGAGGAGCGAGAGGATGTGGCCATCAGCGGCTGCCACCCTCCAGTCCCTGCCATCCAGGGCAGCCTCTGCAGACTCTCGCCTCGACCCCGGCAGGCAGGGCCGCTTGTACAGGAGGCCTGGGAAGAGCGCAGGGCTGGAAGCCGGGAGCCAGGGTCCCGTCTGGCTCTGCCTCTCCTCGGCTGCTCCATGCTAGACAAGCTGGAGAACTTCCCAGCAAATCCACACACAGCCCCCATTCTGTGGTTCACTCTGAGGTGTATGTGTCAGGGAGGGGGTGCCCAGGATGCCCATGGCCCTTCCTGAACAAACTGGGAGGATGAcagggaagaagagacagaagtgACAGAAAGCCAGTGTGCGGGTGTcacaggcaggggcaggggacgGGGCTGGGAGTTGCACGAGGGAGACGCGCTGTGTCTGGGTGTGGGGCGGGGCTCCGGGGCACTGCTGCTGTCTTTTTGGATCTTTTCTCACGAACCTGCCTTGCCTTTGTCATCACAGCAGAAAGCCAACATCATTTGTTAATAACTGAAGAACAGGACCACAAAGAGGGCAGAAGAGCTTGTGGGGAGAAAAcggctgggggcagtgggaggagaGGCTCGGGAACGTGGGGAAGGGAGGGCTGGGGGAGAGCTTGGCTTCAGAGGGGACACAGaagggaagctggggcagggcaAGGAAGGTAGAGGGAGGGACCCAGGCAATGACAGTGTTATCTTGTCAGCAGCCTCCCGGGGTGGGATGGGGGGGGTTGGAAATTGCCCAGCAGGGACCTGGAGCCCAGCTGTGACTCTGACAAGCTCCTGGGTCTTGCCTCCCTGGGAGACTGGCCTGGGACTGGAAGCACAGCAGCTACAGTGGGGGAGAAGCTGGATAGGAATGTGGGGCCCAGGACTCTGCAGGGGCTGTTGGTGAGGAGAACATGTCCTCTGCCTGAAGAGGCTGGCTTTGGGCAGGGCTGCAGGGAAGGCGTGGGACAGCTGTCAGGGAGTGGAGCTGAtgggggcaggagggagagcAGGTGGACTCCAACCCcgggagaggaaggcaggagggtgTGGGCAGTCTCGGGGGTTGCCCCACAAACAGGGGCTGTGCAACTGACGGAGGAACTCAAGGCGGGGCAGAGGGCAGAGTTCCGGCTGAGGGTGGAGCTGTGTGCAGAGACGCACCTGGGAGGCACCAGGAGAGGGCACAGGACAGCCAAGGAGGGGGTGAAGGTTGAATGCCCAGCTCCCGAGTTCCAGGCAGAGGCTGGTTTGGACTTGGGAACCATGAGGACTCTTTCCACAGCTCCCATCAAGGAGCCCGCTGTGGCTTGAGGTTGGCTGCCGGCCAGGGCCTGGGCCACAGCCTCCCTCAGATACCTCCTGCGAGGAGCCACCCTGGCACCCACTGTGGGGAGGAGCAGCGAGGCTCCATCTGCACACAGGGCTGGCCAGCAGCAGAGCTGGACACACTGTCCTGTACACGTGCTGCCCCCAGGCACGCTCAGTGCCTCAAGACCCCAACAGGGTGGCCAAGGAGGGGCCGGCTTCCACTGACCTCCTGCAGGTGATCCCACAGGTCCCGGTAGATGGTGTTACTGTAGGCAAAGGTGTGCAGATAGGACTGTGGAAAGACGGGACACGGTGAGGGCACAGCTGGACCCCCCCAGGCTCCCCCTCTGTGGTGGGCTGAGGTCTGGGGCAAGGGCAGAGGTAGAAGGAGACCCACCTCCATGGCTGGCCCAGGGCCTGGTACTCACCGCCAGCCCCTGCTTGAACACATCCTCGGACAGGAAGCTGGAGAGCATCCTGAGGACTGCGGCGCCCTGGAGGGGCAGGGGCGAGGGGGCGGTCAGAGGCTGTGCCGAGCCAGCAGGGCCCTGTGCCCCCAGACCCTGGCTTCAGCCCTTGCGGGCCAAGTCCTCACAAATCTTTAGTAGTGATGTGGGAGATTTGGGTGCATCCATTACCCTGGCACCCCTGCCAGCCCCCAGGAGGAGCGCACTGCACCTTGCTGTAGGCGATGGAGTCAAACTGCTCGCTGATCTGAGCCGGCGTGCTGACCTCCGAGGCGGGAGTGGACAGCGGGTGGGAGGAGACCAGGGCATCCACGGCCATCACGCGATACACGTCGTTCAGCACCATGAGATCTTTCTGCAAATTCCTCAGGGCCATCAGGAACGGTGGCCCAGGTCTCCCTCCACACCCGCCCCCCACCGCACCAGCCTCCAGGGCAGCTGGCTCACCAGGTTCCAGCTGGGCTCTGCATAGTCAGCTCCCAGGTACTCCACGTAGGAGGCAAAGCCCTCATTCAGCCACAGGTCATTCCACCACTCCACGGTCACCAGGTTCCCGAACCACTGTGGAGGGGAGGGGTCAGCTGGGCAAGCCACGCCTGAGCCGGGCACTGAGGGTCCCAGAACAACTCCCCCCCAGGGCCGGCTGCCTGCCAGGCACAGCAGGGACTTCACCAACATCATCGTGACCCCTTCCCGCTGCCCTGCCAGGCGGCACCCTCCTCCCTTCTTAGCAGCCTGGGGTGGAGCCTGGACATGCCCATCTCCTCCCGGAGCCCCATTTCCTTCTCTGCAACCCCCAAGATGGGGGGCTACCTGGTGGGCCAGCTCGTGAGCGATCACAGTGACCACCCGCTCCTTGTTGCTGCTGGAGGAGGACAGGGGGTCGAACAGCAGGGAGTTCTCCCGGTAGGTCACCAGCCCCCAGTTCTCCATGGCGCCAGCATTGAAGTCAGGCAGGCCGATCTGGTCTGGGGAGGTGAGGCCATTGGCAGGGTGGCCTCCGGGAGTGCAGCTCTGCCCACTGCCTCCCACCTCAACGACCCCCACTCACCTGATTTTGGGAGTGGGTAGGATGTGTTGTAATGACTGGCAAAGAAGTTAAGGATGGGGCCTGTCACGTTGAGGGCATAATCGCCGTGGCCTGCCAAAATGGCACTGGGCCGGGCCCAGATCCGGATCTGCAAGGTATGAGGAAGATGTGGGCCAGGGGCCCCTGTTCTATCCTGGGGCAGGTGCGCTGAGTCCCAGCGCACATTGGCCTGGGGGGATCCCCGatgggccagggctgggggccaACCAAGCTAATCCCAGAGGCCTGTCAGCAGAGGGGAACGCTAGGGGGCTCTGGAGGCTGTGGGTCCTAGAGAAGGGCCTTTGGAGAATGACAGTCGGCATAGCCACCGTCCGTCTGGCACCGGTCCGTCAGGAACTCCCTTCATGAGGAGAaaccattgttttcatttttcaggtGCAGAAACGGAGAACCAGAGAACTTAAGGCCCTGGCCTGAAATCActcagagctgggattcaaaccccgGCCTAATGATTCCGAAGCTGGTACAGGGGTGAGGAGAACGGGAAGAGCCCTCATGCCAGCGCCAGCCAGGGGGAAGGAGAGATGGGCCAGCCTCATACCAAGACGCCGTTGGAGGCCTGCTTATCCACGTAGGTGAACTCGCTGATGATAAAGGCCAGCAGGTACGTGGACATCTTGGGTGTGGGGTAGAACTCGGTGACCACCCAGTTGAGGTCTTCTGGAAGTGGGATGCTGGGACCTGGGCAGGGAGCGTGTAAGCGTGTGAGAACACAGCCTCCTTCCCCGCACGCCAGCCCCAGGGTGCCTGGCCCCCTGCCATGTGGCCCCAGGCAGGGCCCGCTCACCTTTAGGAAGCATGTTGGACAGAGCCGTGAGGTTACTGGGGTGGATGAGTGTGATGTTGAACTCAGCCTTCATGGCTGGCTCATCAAAGCATGGGAAGGACTTCCTGGCGTCCGCGGCCTGCATCTGCGTCGTGGCCACCACCCTGCCCCAACCAGGAAGTTAGAGGATATGCCAGGGCTGGTTGGGGGGCACTAAGGATGCTCCTGGGCATGCAGGGAAAGGGGTCCACGGATGGCTGCTCCAGCCTaacccctcctccctccaccaccAGGCCAGCTAACCCCTCCTAACTGACTAACCCCTCCTAGCTGACTAACCCCTCCTAACCTGACTAACCCCTCCTaacccctccaccctccacctgcCAGGCCAGCTGACTAGGGGAGGCTGGGGCTCCTTCTGGACTTGGTAAATCAACAGGCTCTCAGGGACCTCAGGGGTTtctctcctctgagcctcagttttcctgccTGTCCAAGGGACACTTTGTGCTTCATCCCCAGCTCCCTGCTGTGGGGTGGGGAAGCCCTCCCAGTTTGGAGTGTTGGCAGTGGCTCTGCCAGCAGCTGGAGGTGAAGTGATGGGCCTGCCTCCAGCTCCACAGGGTTCAAAGTCAGGCAAGCTACGCACTTCCCTGGCCCCCAGAATTCAGCCTGGCCTTGCCTCCTCAGACCCACCCCTCTGGGTAGCCCCAGCCAGAACTCACTTTTTGACATTGCCATCCATGTACTCGCTTCGGTAGAAGCCTGCCAGGTCATCAGCCAGCTCCCCCACGAACGTGCTGCTCATCTCATACTGGCTGTCCTTCACCAGGGAGCTCTTGAGGTGGACCACCAGGTACTCGGTGGGCTCCACCAGCTCGGTCCTCTCGATGTCGGGGGCTTGGGAGCCTCCCACACCACGCAGGACCACCCGGTGCCCCTCGAAGAGAGTGTAGTTGAGCTTCTTGCTGTGGATGATGATGACGTCGGTGGCTACCACGCAGGTGAAACGGACGGTGCTAGAGCCATTGAAGACATACAGGCCCTGGTCATTGGGGGTGAGGAAGGGTTGCAGCGTCACCTGGTAGGAATCGGGTTTCAGTGTGTTGGGGAGGCGGTAACGGTTCCACGGTTTGCTTTGGTCCAAGGTGGTGGCTGaggtggatgtggtggtggcGCCTGAGGCGGATgtagtggtggtggtgcctgAGGCGGATGTAGTGGTGGTGGCAGCCCCGAGGGAGCTCTCGGCGTTCTTGTTCTTCTCCTGGGCATACACCACCGACAGTGCGATGATGGTGCACAGGGCTGCCACGCCCAGGATGATTCCCCCGATACCCAGGGACTTGGAAATGTAGAAGCCCTTGGCCATGGTGAAGGTGGGGAGGCGGCTCAGGCAGCCTCAGGCCAGGCAGAGAACGGAGCAGCCCCGGGCTGGGCTTATATTCCCAACGGGGAGGAGCCCCACAGCAGGCAGATAgggcaaaaattaaccaggctccAACAGCCGAAGGTCAATCGACTGATCAGGGGCGCGCTCTGCCTGCGGCTCTGGAGCAATCCAGGAACAGCGAGTGGAGCTGGGCTCAGGGTGCCTGCTGGAAACAAACAGTGTCTGGTTACAGGCTGCGCGCAGCCCGGGAGCAGGCCCAAGGGCTGAAGGGCAGGCTGTGGGCTGCAGGCCCAGCGGGCAGAGCAGGCAGCCAGGTGGCATTGCACTAATCTGCCTGAGAGCTGAGCAGGTGGGACAGCATCGGGACTGAGGTTAGAGTCAAGAAAGGACTTCCTCCAGGCAAGAGGTGGGAAGTGCACAGAGAAGCGTGAGGGCAGTTCCCGGCTCCTGTCAAGAACACACTGGGGTCACTCCTTCAGTTGCATCTCTGGAAGGATGCCAGGGGCTCCTCGCTGACAAggtcccagcctcccttgcattCTTCCAGAGCAGGGAGTTCCTGCAGGTTCCCCTAGCTGCCCCTTCTTGCCAAATATCTTTCCCTCCATTATCAGTTCATGGAATAAAGTGAAATgagttgttttgcttttctgttaaAGGCTTTACCTCTTTCcagctgtgaccttgagcaggtaACTTTACCTTCTGAACCTTTCTCCTCATAAATAACAGTTTTTGCCTCCCAGGGTTGTTGAACAGatttaatgagaaaacaaattaaacagCAAATTgtagaatgattaaaaaaaaaaaaatcaaaggctgggcacggtggctcacacctgtaatcccagcactttgggaggccaaggcgggcagatcacctgaggttgggagttcaagaccagcctgaccaacatggagaaaccttgtctctactaaaaatacaaaattagctgggtgtggtggcacatgcctgtaatcctagctactcaggaggcaggagaattgcttgaacctgggaggcagaggttgcagtgaactgagattgtaccactgcactctagcctgggcaacaagagtgagactccacctcaaaaaaaaaaaaaaatcattcccttCTTTCGTACCCAAAGCTCAACAACTGCCTTTTGGTATCCTTGGTAGGAATGAAGACATTACTTACCATACTCAATAAAATACACCCTTACAGGAAAATGATGTTCACTGTCACTGTCCCCACCCACCAGCCCAGTTTCTCAGACATTGACACCGTCTGACCTCAGTCCACATCCAGTTCCCCTGCATTGTCCCAGCTCATGATGCACTTGCCCGAAGCCGTTCTCATCATTTATATGACACAGCAGCGCTCTTATGGACTCCCTGCCTCTCCTCGGGCCTGCTTGAACCTGCTCGACACAAATGGGATTTTATGCCACTGCTAAAAAACCTTCCTTTTACTCGAAGaatccatttttttattttttgaaatggagtcttgctctgtcacccaggctggagtgtaatggcacaatctcggctcagtgcaacctccgcctcccaggttcaaatgattctcctgcctcagcctcccgagaagctgggattacaggcacctgcaaccacacttggctaacaggtttgcatttttagtagagatagggttttactacattggccagacaggtctcgaactcttgaccacTCGCCTCGGtctctcatagtgctgggattacaggtgtgagccaccatgcctagcccagcCCAGACCTAAAGGGACCCACAAGCCCAGGTGCAGTCAGCCTGCCTATTTCCTGGCCTCTTCCCCTCTCACAGTGCTCCAGCCACTCTGGCTTTCATCaagccccagggcctttgcacatgctgctccctctgcctgggtcTTCTCTTCCCTATTGCCCTGAATAATTCCTCTCCATCCTACAAGTCTTCTGCAGCCACCCTGACCTTCCTGACCGAGTCAAGCTCCTGTGAGCTCCAGCAGCTCCACAAACTTGTTCTGCAAAGTCCCAGAGCCCAGCTcagctttccctttctttctttctttttttttttttttttttttttttttttttttttttttgagacggagtttctctgttgttacccaggctggagtgcaatggcacgatctcggctcactgcaacctccgcctcctgggttcaggcaattctcccgcctcagcctcccaagtagctgggattacaggcacgcaccaccatgcccagctaattttttgtatttttagtagagacggggtttcaccatgttgaacaggatggtctc
Encoded proteins:
- the ANPEP gene encoding aminopeptidase N — encoded protein: MAKGFYISKSLGIGGIILGVAALCTIIALSVVYAQEKNKNAESSLGAATTTTSASGTTTTTSASGATTTSTSATTLDQSKPWNRYRLPNTLKPDSYQVTLQPFLTPNDQGLYVFNGSSTVRFTCVVATDVIIIHSKKLNYTLFEGHRVVLRGVGGSQAPDIERTELVEPTEYLVVHLKSSLVKDSQYEMSSTFVGELADDLAGFYRSEYMDGNVKKVVATTQMQAADARKSFPCFDEPAMKAEFNITLIHPSNLTALSNMLPKGPSIPLPEDLNWVVTEFYPTPKMSTYLLAFIISEFTYVDKQASNGVLIRIWARPSAILAGHGDYALNVTGPILNFFASHYNTSYPLPKSDQIGLPDFNAGAMENWGLVTYRENSLLFDPLSSSSSNKERVVTVIAHELAHQWFGNLVTVEWWNDLWLNEGFASYVEYLGADYAEPSWNLKDLMVLNDVYRVMAVDALVSSHPLSTPASEVSTPAQISEQFDSIAYSKGAAVLRMLSSFLSEDVFKQGLASYLHTFAYSNTIYRDLWDHLQEAVNNRSVQLPTNVSSIMDRWTLQMGFPLITVNTGTGAISQEHFLLDPDSTVTRPSDFNYQWIVPITSIRNGTQQADYWLTEAQENNGLFRTSGDEWVLLNLNVTGYYRVNYDEDNWRKIQTQLQTDRSVIPVINRAQIINDAFNLASAHKVPVTLALNNTLFLIDETEYMPWEAALSSLSYFKLMFDRSEVYGPMKNYLKKQVTPLFFHFRNTTNNWTVIPENLMDQYSEINAISTACTNGLLECEQMVSDLFKQWMANTSNNPIHPNLRSTVYCNAIAQGGEEEWNFAWEQFRSATLVNEADKLRAALACSNQVWILNRYLSYTLNPDLIRKQDATSTIISIANNVVGQTLVWDFVQSNWKKLFNDYGGGSFSFSNLIQGVTRRFSTEYELQQLEQFKKNNEDTGFGSGTRALEQALEKTRANIKWVKENKEVVLQWFTGNSK